In the genome of bacterium, one region contains:
- the uppP gene encoding undecaprenyl-diphosphatase UppP, which produces MNLLHAIILGIVEGVTEFLPISSTGHLILSVKVLGLLQSDFMKSFEIIIQLGAILSVIVLYWRSLIVDFKTFSLVFTGFVPTAFLGLLLYKCIKNVLLNNELIVLIALLAGGILLIVFELLHHEKPDASVLISDITYKQAFIIGVCQSAAIIPGVSRSLATILGGLALGLRRKVVVQFSFLLAIPTMLSATAYDLTKNASHFTSEQFYFLLVGFIVSFIVALFAIKFLISYIEKHNFIVFGIYRILIALLFMWGLTLTR; this is translated from the coding sequence ATGAATCTATTACATGCTATCATTTTGGGAATTGTAGAAGGAGTAACGGAATTTTTACCTATCTCTTCGACCGGGCATTTAATTCTTTCTGTAAAAGTATTAGGTTTACTCCAGAGTGATTTTATGAAGAGTTTTGAAATAATTATTCAACTCGGTGCAATACTATCTGTAATCGTATTGTATTGGCGTTCACTTATTGTTGATTTTAAAACATTTTCCCTTGTATTCACAGGATTTGTACCTACTGCTTTTTTAGGACTACTATTATATAAATGTATCAAGAATGTCCTTCTTAACAACGAATTAATCGTGTTGATTGCATTATTAGCAGGCGGTATTTTGTTAATTGTTTTTGAATTACTACATCATGAAAAACCGGACGCAAGTGTGCTAATTTCAGATATTACTTATAAACAAGCGTTTATTATCGGTGTTTGTCAATCGGCAGCAATAATTCCGGGGGTTTCCCGTTCACTGGCAACTATACTTGGCGGGTTAGCTCTGGGGTTAAGACGAAAGGTTGTCGTTCAATTTTCTTTTCTTTTAGCAATCCCGACAATGTTAAGTGCGACAGCATATGATTTAACTAAAAATGCATCACATTTTACATCCGAACAGTTTTATTTTTTGCTGGTTGGATTTATTGTCTCCTTTATCGTTGCGCTTTTTGCAATAAAATTTTTAATAAGTTACATAGAAAAACATAATTTCATTGTTTTTGGCATATACCGAATTTTAATTGCATTGCTTTTTATGTGGGGACTTACCTTAACGAGATGA